GAGCGAGCAGGTCCCCGCGATGGTCGAGCGCTACACCAGCATCGTCACCGAGAACGGCGGCACCGTGCATCGTCTCGAGGATTGGGGTCGCCGTCACCTGGCCTACCCGATCAACAAGATTCACAAGGCTCACTACGTGCTGATGAACGTCGAGTGCCGCGGCGAGACCCTCGAGGAAATCGAGAACATCTTCCGCTTCAACGATGCCATCATTCGCAGCCTGGTCGTGCGCTGCAAGGAAGCCATCACCGAAGCCTC
The Halomonas sp. M4R1S46 DNA segment above includes these coding regions:
- the rpsF gene encoding 30S ribosomal protein S6, with protein sequence MRHYEIVFMVHPDQSEQVPAMVERYTSIVTENGGTVHRLEDWGRRHLAYPINKIHKAHYVLMNVECRGETLEEIENIFRFNDAIIRSLVVRCKEAITEASPMMKPAEDKRARRDEKPSRTAESA